GGGAAAAACATGTACGAGTGCACAGTGAAATCAACGTCAGACACCTGAACACAAAGCAGTTTAGCCAAGGACAGCTGAGTGCACATTAGGCATGCATCCTCGTGAATGTCCTTCCAAACACAGGCAGGGAAATTAAAATCCCATTCAGGCCCCCCATGGGAACCATGCACTGGAAGGTTGCATAACTGTCAGCCACAAACAGCAATGGTTTCCTCtcagaggcaaaaaaaaaggtgatCTGCTGTGTTTTGACTACAACCTGGGCACCGAGTGTGTCACCAAGAGAACAGACTTATTCAGGTAAACACATCAACTGACACATCCCATATGGCTATGAGGCGCTGCTGCCAAGTTCTGGTCTCACTCCTCCCTGTAAGTTACAAGCTCTGCTCCCAAAATATACCCCGTCTCCTCCCCACACTGCCTGCTAATTCTCCAGCCCAGAAAAGTACAGCTGAAGATGTTCTGCGGATTATCTCCACAAGGAAACCACGTGCAAGTGTCCACCTTTGTTAATCTACTGAGCACGCACACAATTCAGGCTACAAGCCAATCGCACATACAGCCAGGGAAATGGCTCTTCTGCTTCACGTGACACTGAAAGTTTCACCCACCTGTGCCGCTCTGTGGGATGCCACTGACGGACAACTCCATGGCCAATGCAAGTGCTTCGAGGCCCTCTCCCTACTTAAGGTTGAAGGAAATGGTGCAACAGAGCTTGACTCAACCGTTTAATGCCATTATTAACACTACTTACAGCTTTAGCCAACCAAGACAGCGCCCAGCGGAGAGGAGGCAGGGCCCTCCCACCTGCACCTACATCTACATAAATATTTTAAGAAAGCACCGATTTCACTTCTGCTCACGTCTTTGTTTTTACAACTCTCCTTGGAGaataaatttgaatttaatggTACGATAATGTAGATGCCTTCACGCTATGTGTGAACGTCCACTTTAATGTGAGACGATGAAAAGGACAGTGCTTCGTATTGGGAGGATTTATTCAGGACGTGTAAAAGGAATTACGTGTCAACTTTTCATCAATATGCATGTTTTAACATAAAACGCCATGCATGTAATGCGAGAGGCTCTTCACAGATATACAAGCGCCTCTGCAGAAAAGTGACTAGCAATTTCTTGAGATGTACACTGCTCAGGGGGAGCGGGTGGGTAAAAGAAATGGCCTACACCGTCTTATTGTTTTCACTCAATTATCTCTGCAAAAAagtaacaagtttaaaaaaaactaaatgtgtatCTGCCTCTGATTACCACTGAAACCTATGTTGCCTGGCAACACACAATTAAGAAGTACGCTTTCCGATCAGCAGCAAGGGCCGCCCATTATCAGATGAAGTTAGTGAAGCAACAAATGTCAGCGCCATGCAAATGAGTTTGTTTGCTGTTATGGGTACGTTCGGCCGTCGCCGTGACCTTGGAGAGACGCGTACATTTCCGCGAAACTGCGAGAGGAACCCTCCTGCCTCCCCCACATCTCCTTCTCCCTCTTCTGATTCTCACACCTCGCTTCTTATTTCCTTGACAACACATGAAGGGAAGCCACTTCATAAAAGTCATTACTCTATAACAAGTGCAGCGGCCCACGGACCCATTAGAGAGGCCGGCAAGATACAGGGTTACACGGCTGAAAACAAGGTTAAAAGATTTAATTCCTCCCTAAGCTCATCAGCTCTCATCAGCCGGGAAATATATCAACTAGTTAGAAGGAGAAATCAAAATAAGCTGAGATGATGCCTCATTGGAGAATTCACTTGCAGTATCTGGACATAAAACGCTACCTCACTACTTGTGTTAGCCTTGTTTGAGGCCCATTAATAACTGTATTTCCGCAGATCTAAATATAAAAGCACACTTAGGAAAGCTCCAAAAACATATTAATTTAGTAGTTATTTCCTTAATGGCTCTGTCACTATGAAAAAAGCTATAATGAAATTTCGAAATGAACATCAACTGCTGTTTATTAGCAGTGATTTTACAATCTAAACTGTATACTGCTTCTTGGAGCATGTTGGAAAACGTGTACAATGCAGATCAGTGGACATTTACTTAATAAACTCAATATATTAGTTAAATTTGAGTTTATAACAAAAGAAACACTCTTTTAGTTGCGCTGCACTGGAAGCAGGATTTGAGTGGAAGCGTGGAGTCTATAAAAACAGTTACCTCCTATAGTCGACGCAAATATACATCCAATTAGTGTAATTGGATTTGAGGCGGTTAAGCCCCAGATTAGGAGAGAGTGCAGCGTAAAATAGAATGACAGTAGCTCTGTATCAAGGAAATAAACTTTTACATATAAGACAAGCTTAACATTGATGCAATTCTGTCACTTAACTCACTCTGTCTAATATCTTACACTTAAATAATCaaaagtgtttaaaatgtgCTTTCTAACTTCACCAAATCAAGTGCAGGCAACCTTGAAAAGCAAAACGGAGCTGCAAACCACTCCAAAAGCACATTCGTGCCTGAAAATAATTCTGAccaacaattttaaaaagaaatagatGGAAAAAATGTTGACCTCAATAAAAGCAGTGCTGCTCAAAAGAAATATTTCAACTTGATGATGAGACAGGATCCCCTCTGGCAAATGACACAACTCTCTTGCAATACATGTATAAATAGTTGCGTAATTCAAAAAAGAAGACCCCTCCGAGCATAGCTACTTAACTTGTCAGATGCATCTTGCATGCTACTCCTCCATTCAAAAACACtgtcagtgtgatttttttcctaGTATGCCAAAATCCATGTCAAAATATGTAGAACTAATATACAGAAGAAAATTATTACcaacttacaaaaaaaaaaggttattcAGCAATAAGGATGGAAGGTTTGCATAAATTAATGAGAAAAGTGAGGTTGGACATTACTTGTGTCAGGCGTAGTGACCATGGTTGAGACTATGACAGGTGGACCGGTGCGGCGTCCCACCATCTTGTTGTTGTTAAGGTTTTGCGCTTGAAGAGTGGTGGCAGAGCTGACGGGAACTATGGTACTCTCAGGAGCAGCATTGATCCCCTTGCGGAGAAGTTGTGGGCTGTGAAGGGGGCTTGCTGCTCCTACAGGTGATGCTGGGGGAAAGTTGGGGGCTCTCTTCATCAGTTCCATCGGGGAATAGGAGCCAGAGAAGGTTTTAGGTGCAGCTCCAGGGGTGCCTGGAGCAGGTGGAGGCTGGTTTCCGAGAGCAGACATGGCAAGACCGGTGTGGGCATTATACATGGAGAAGGGTCTTCCCTGAGTCACAGCACTGCTATATCCTCCAGGGCTGACTGGAAAAGCTCCAGGTGCCAGCGGCCGTGCTCCTGGGTAGGTGGTGGTTTCCAGGAGATGTTGGGAGGGTGCGCTGCTCGGTCTTCTACCCAGAAATTCTCCCATTCTAGGGGAAACTGTCTGGACAGTGGTGGGAGGTTGCTGCATCAGGTTGGGGTCCATAGTCAAACCCTGGGGCTGCACGTAGAGGTCATTGCGATGGCTGAAGCTATTAGATCGGGCACGTGTTGCCGTCCCAACTGTCTTGCAACTGAGCACCACTCGTGACAGAACACGGGCCTGGGCCAAATTAGGGGCCACAGACCTAACATCATGGTCCTCCATCATCCCCAGTGTGGAAAGGGAATCAAAGCCATGTTGCAGCAGAAGTGTAATTGTGCTTTCAGCCAAGCCTTCCCCTCTTAAGAAAGCCAAGAAAGCAGGGTCCACCATCTTCTTAGGGTCTGCAGCACTGGGTTGGTGAGGAGGCAAGGTGGAGACCATTCCAGCTGTGGCAGCCACCATGGCTGAGCTGGGGTCATAGTTTGGATCATAAGGCAGCCTCTGGGAGGCTACAGCTCCGTAAGCCCTGGGGAAAGCTGCGTCCATTCCCTGAGAAGCTGGATCCACCAATGAACTGGTGGCAGCTGGCTGAAGGGGATCCAGGCGCAAGCTGTTGATACTGTTGTAAGTTTGACGAGCAGACAGCGGTTCAGCAGCGTAAACAGGAAGCGGGGGCTGAGCCCCGAAGATCGCAGTAGCGGGAGAGCTGCCACCAATACGCTGGACGTCTGGGATCATCTTAGATCCCAGAGTTTCCCTGTACAAACGGCTCAGCTCATGAAGCGGAGGGGGAGGTGGTGGCGGAGGAGgcgggggaggagggggaggaggaagaggcgCGGGTGTAGGTGTAGAAGCAGAGGCCAGTAAAGAGGGTGTGGCTCTTGCTTGTCCTTGATCCCAGGAAGACCTAACCCCCCCAACGCTGGGCCCATAATGCAAGGCTGATCTGGTGAGCAAGTGCTGGTTATCCCTGTAAAACCCAGACTCCTTAGGTGGATGACCAGATAAGGTGGCGTCAGTGAGGTAATAATCCTGAGGTGGTGCTGAGGCCCGGCCTGCCATTAGCTCCTTGAGGTAGAGACTGCTGCTTAGGTCAGGTACAGAGGTTTTCTTCAGTGGTGGCTGCCCATGCTGGTCCTGCTGGATCTGTCTGTATAGAGAGGAGTGGAGGACTGGATCCCGTTTTTCCCCAAGATCTAGGTGACCGTGAAACCAAACGTCTCCGTCTTCCCCACACAGTGCAGAAGAATTTCTACACCCTGCAATGTTACCGCAGTAGTGACAGCGACTTGCAGCCCTATCGTTCTGGCCTTCACTCCATTCAGGACCACGCTGGCTCAGAGAGCCACCAAAATACGACTGTTCACTTGAGTTAGGCATCAGTGAAGACAATAAAGAGGGCAGCTATAAAGGCGGAAAATAGAGCCAGGTGTTGTATTTCAACTCTCCAGTTACACTCAGCCCCAATCaaaagagaggaacagagaggaaaaaaggaaaggtGAAGCAGGAGGTACCCTTTTACCTGATGTGCAACCGAaagcccccctcccctcccctcacTTCTCAGTCTATGCTATCATGTAGCTCCCTGCTGGCAACCTATTTAAATAATTCAGTCCTGGAAACATGAGAAATCTGTGGGGAGAGAGGCCCAACatgataaaaacacagaaagaatacaaacacacagaaaattaACACACCTTTAGGTTGCAGCTCTGCTCCATTCTACTGCAGAGGTCATGCTTGTGCTGGGTATCACGGTTACTTTCCAAGCTAAGACTGAGGGTGAGAAATTGGGGTTAAAAAACACATGCTGGACAATGGCAGCAGAATGGAGGAGGGGACAAGGCGAACTAATCCACTGGGGGTTGATGCACGCCATTGGCAGGCGTAGTCTTCATGTCCACTGCGTTTGCCACAAGGGGATTAGCATCAAACTAAAACCTGCTTAAATCCACTGCCCCTTGTGACATCACTTGAACTAGATAGTATACACAGCCAACATACTGCTGATACCTCTGGATGTGTTTATAGAGAGTAAAGCTCGAGTGTTTACCGCTCACCTCTCCATTGGCTTGCAGCCGGTATCCCTCTGGGCATTAATGGATCTTCCCAAAGGGACAGAGGAGGTTGGGGATTGACATGGTGTATTTCCCTTAAGAGAGGGGGAGGAGATGGTTACAGTGTCCAGTCACACAAGTACTACTGTGGGCCACATTTTATTTAGTGACTGGTAGAAAACGACAGGAAACCACTGGGCAAGTTGACATATATGAATGCCTATAATCAGCCGTGTTCTAATGATTGTTTTCGTCATGACTGATTTATACTACGATGAGTAGTGTCTATATGGTCCTTGTAATGCATGATCCTAGAGACACCTACTGCAGTAGGCTGGTGTGTCAACATAATAGTATCTCAACTGTGCACAAGGCACTGAAAGAACATTACAGGTGTGTAGCAGAAATCTAAATACGTGTGAACTGAATTAGTGCATTATTACATGGTACTAAGCCACTATATCTATCAGTTTGTCAGCAGGCATTCTGGTCAATGTGAGCCATCACAATATCATCTGTGCGCGTCATTTTTATCCACTCACAGAACTTACACTTTGCTACTGCACACCAGATGCGCAGCAGAGCAGATGTGGCTTATGAGATGTCACCATCAGCGAGATAACTGCCAGTGTTTACTTGCTGTGATAAGAGCAATGCAAACAGTggcaggaggagaagaaaggAGCTTTGATAAGTGTCTGATAGGAAAAAAGGCCGATAAAGTGAGAGGCTGCCAGTTTTGACTTTACCTCGAAAACAGATAATGTGAAATAGGACAAGGAAGGAAAGGAAGGGAAAATGACTGGACTATACCGAATAGATTGTCACATCTAAATGTCTATAGGATTGTTTCTGTTCTGCGTTTTACCCATCAATGAAATAGACACCTCGGGTTTAAAGGAATACCTTTTGCTGCAAGTCTCTAGTGACATCATCTGGATGCTTCTGAAGCTAAGACACTGAGACAGCGTGACTGAGACGGGCTAAATTTATTCCAGTTTAAGACTAACAAGAAACTGCTATAATGCTGTGTCTCTTTATGTTGTCCCACTACCTGTCAAACCGCAGAGCCAAATGCTAGAACCGCCTTGTTTTCGACTCCAGGCTTAAATGATGCAATAGTGATAAAATAtctaaacaaaaccaaaaaaacaacaagagaatTTTTAATTATGGAACATCTGAATCAGAGAGCATTAAGTAGGtcaaacaaagaagaaatcaGAACAGTTTTGTTTCTGCCTGCAGCTCTGTGCAGCGCATGATGTCGCACATCTGAAGAATGCTTTCTTTTATTAGAGGTAACCCATACCTAGCAATTTCCGTGCAGTGATTTCTCAGTCCTGTACTCTCAGGTCTGAGTCTCCCTGCGCCTTTTTGTCAACTGTAAAACACACCATTAATCACTGTGTTGTATCTCTCTGCGGCGATCGCAGACAATAACTTCTTTTAATAAGCCCctttcagggctgtgtgtcaCTCAGTTCCCGCTTCCtgacaaaatattaataacaataataaacatcTCAAGTACGGTCGGACTGGTGTTGCTTACAACGAAACAAGGACGTGGCTTATCATATCTCCCGCAATCTATTAGCAAAAGAAGCTGTGGTAGCAAATTCATCTTGTGCATTTTCCCTGACAAGCCTTTCTCTCACGAGAGTTGCTCCATAATTAAGTGAGCATACTACACTGCACTCATCAAGCAACAGGGATCCTGTGTTTGCTTGTATGAATAATACAATAAAGGGAAACTCCAAATTTAAACACTGGATATGTGGTGAACGGCATCAAAATTAATGCCAAAACCTCGGCTTGCTAGCTCACAGCCAGTCATGCGGCTCTGTGAAAGATCTCTAGGTACAATGTGTTGAACAGACGTCCAGCAACAGTCGTGCCTTTGGAGCAATCTGGCCATCTTTCTAGGGCACAGGACGCTAACGGCGGGACTTGGCAGGCAGTGCAGGCAGAGATAGCTGCAGAATGATTTAGATAGCTGCGACTCTACAACTGCTGATCCATTAAACTTTCATAGGGACTTCATAAATTAAAACCATGACTGGAAGAACTTGAAAATTCTACTCAATTACTGTGATTGTACAGTATATTAAAGTTTTAACGAGCCTCTGGGCCTTTTCTCACTCAAACACAAGTGCAGGCAGGAAGGAGGGGCgatgaggaaagaaaaacacatggtACCAATTCTGGTCTGATGGCTTTCAGAGGGTTTACATCTGCTGTGTTATCAAGACGCTGTCCTCTGCCTCTTTACCACCTCGCATCTCTGCAGTGCACGGCTCAGCATGTTACAGATTTCAAGGATGGGAGGAACGCAGGGCAGAGAGAGAGCCGCTACAGGGCAAGACCTCAAGTAGACTTGGTGAAGCAACTGATTAGAGTTTTGTCTTCCATTTTAGCAGGTTGGTATTTTCCATCTTTGCCTTGTGCACAGCCCCACGCTCCGCCTGCCTATCATTATCAAGCCAGTGGCCCATACTGCATCACAGATGGGGCAGACAGAAGGGAGAGACGACAGCCCGCTTGCATTTTGGAGCTGCAGCTGAGTGAAAGAAgagggagggaaggagagagcaagagagagagaaaatgtaatttttctcTAAGTCGTTGGTGAAAAATGATTTGGAGTTCGGCTAAATGAAAGAGCGCTTTTTGTAGTTAAAAGCAGAGATGTGGGGGAAGGGTGGCAATATTCGTATGCGCTGAACGCTATAGAAGGCGAacgttatttattttctgtagtGTTAATGCATAGTGTATAAAGGTCAGTATGTCTTCTGGCACTTTTTATTTAAGAATAGCCGCAATCTATGTTTCATCTCCCAAGATAAGCTAGACTACTCATTCATCAGTGTCTTAGACAAGCAGCTGCACGTAATCCTGATAAAACACCTATAAAGAAATATAATGCAACAGATTTCTTACCCTTAGTGATTAAAATTTTAGCTATAAAGCAAAAGGAGAAGGACATAAGAATTACAGCAATTTTCAGCCAGTGGATGTGTTGTCAGTGCTGCAAGTGATGCCAGTGCTAGCTAAAAGAGACTTCTGCGGTAAATCTTTGTCGAGCCTATAGCACCAACAGTTCACGACACCATTACCGGCATTCAGGACTTTGTGTGGTTTTTAATCTGTTAATTACCTCATGGTTGTGTCACAGTGTTTTATATGTGGTACCAGCCACAATAGGAACAAATAAGATGCTTTTCCCTCCTGGGTCCTCCactcttttttggggggtcaTTCCCTTACGTACATTCCAATAATTGCAATTTCTGCAATCCTTCTCCAGGACATATTTGAGTCCTTATATTGAGATAATCATTCCTGTTCTCTCACTGACAAATTCAAAAACTGCAGCAAAAAATTACTTGGAAATGCACAGAATGAATCGACGGTACTGAACAGGCCAGTCGAAGCAACATGTACTTACATTTCCAGGGAGGTGCATGCTACCATGTAGGATTTCAGAGATGTCTGCGATGTACCTACAGTGTAAATTCAACATTTAACAAATATAAATCCACTGACAGGCTCCAGCCTCGCTACAACAGccttgcactgtccacttcctgctgtgacaaaacaaatttcccacgtgtgggactaataaaggttatcttatcttatcttatcttatcttatcttaaccctgaactggataatgGGTAATAAATATGGACTATCCTGTTCAATTAATGTACTAAGTGAGAAACTATATAGCATATATACTGTACTACTTGAAAGCATGCCACAGCTGTAGTCTAAAAGGAAACATATTCTAAGTTCAAAATTAATTTAGAGTAATCAACTGGCAATAAACTGgcaataaaatataagaaacGATTTTGACACCATTCCTGGGATGGCAGTCCTCAATCCTCAATGCTATAAAttcattgattcattcattATGAATCAGCCAACAGATATATTTTTAAACCTTTCATTCAAGCTGTATCGATCGGGTTCTAGTTTAAAGAAAACGGCCACAAAATAAGCTTCATTGAATAATCAGTTAAATAAAAGATCACCAAAAATATAGTT
Above is a genomic segment from Maylandia zebra isolate NMK-2024a linkage group LG8, Mzebra_GT3a, whole genome shotgun sequence containing:
- the LOC101467118 gene encoding uncharacterized protein LOC101467118 isoform X2, which gives rise to MPNSSEQSYFGGSLSQRGPEWSEGQNDRAASRCHYCGNIAGCRNSSALCGEDGDVWFHGHLDLGEKRDPVLHSSLYRQIQQDQHGQPPLKKTSVPDLSSSLYLKELMAGRASAPPQDYYLTDATLSGHPPKESGFYRDNQHLLTRSALHYGPSVGGVRSSWDQGQARATPSLLASASTPTPAPLPPPPPPPPPPPPPPPPLHELSRLYRETLGSKMIPDVQRIGGSSPATAIFGAQPPLPVYAAEPLSARQTYNSINSLRLDPLQPAATSSLVDPASQGMDAAFPRAYGAVASQRLPYDPNYDPSSAMVAATAGMVSTLPPHQPSAADPKKMVDPAFLAFLRGEGLAESTITLLLQHGFDSLSTLGMMEDHDVRSVAPNLAQARVLSRVVLSCKTVGTATRARSNSFSHRNDLYVQPQGLTMDPNLMQQPPTTVQTVSPRMGEFLGRRPSSAPSQHLLETTTYPGARPLAPGAFPVSPGGYSSAVTQGRPFSMYNAHTGLAMSALGNQPPPAPGTPGAAPKTFSGSYSPMELMKRAPNFPPASPVGAASPLHSPQLLRKGINAAPESTIVPVSSATTLQAQNLNNNKMVGRRTGPPVIVSTMVTTPDTSIRPQIMNGPMHPRPLVALLDGRDCTVEMPILKDLATVAFCDAQSTQEIHEKVLNEAVGAMMYHTITLTREDLEKFKALRIIIRIGSGYDNIDIKAAGELGIAVCNIPSAAVEETADSTLCHILNLYRRNTWLYQALREGTRVQSVEQIREVASGAARIRGETLGLIGFGRSGQAVAVRAKVFGFNVIFYDPYLQDGLERSLGVQRVYTLQDLLYQSDCVSLHCNLNEHNHHLINDFTIKQMRQGAFLVNTARGGLVDEKALAQALKEGRIRGAALDVHETEPFSFAQGPLKDAPNLICTPHTAWYSEQASLEMREAAATEIRRAITGRIPDSLRNCVNKEFFVTTAPWAVMDQPGVHPEHNGAAYSQVNQTLPGVTTGIPQDKINA
- the LOC101467118 gene encoding uncharacterized protein LOC101467118 isoform X1, giving the protein MPNSSEQSYFGGSLSQRGPEWSEGQNDRAASRCHYCGNIAGCRNSSALCGEDGDVWFHGHLDLGEKRDPVLHSSLYRQIQQDQHGQPPLKKTSVPDLSSSLYLKELMAGRASAPPQDYYLTDATLSGHPPKESGFYRDNQHLLTRSALHYGPSVGGVRSSWDQGQARATPSLLASASTPTPAPLPPPPPPPPPPPPPPPPLHELSRLYRETLGSKMIPDVQRIGGSSPATAIFGAQPPLPVYAAEPLSARQTYNSINSLRLDPLQPAATSSLVDPASQGMDAAFPRAYGAVASQRLPYDPNYDPSSAMVAATAGMVSTLPPHQPSAADPKKMVDPAFLAFLRGEGLAESTITLLLQHGFDSLSTLGMMEDHDVRSVAPNLAQARVLSRVVLSCKTVGTATRARSNSFSHRNDLYVQPQGLTMDPNLMQQPPTTVQTVSPRMGEFLGRRPSSAPSQHLLETTTYPGARPLAPGAFPVSPGGYSSAVTQGRPFSMYNAHTGLAMSALGNQPPPAPGTPGAAPKTFSGSYSPMELMKRAPNFPPASPVGAASPLHSPQLLRKGINAAPESTIVPVSSATTLQAQNLNNNKMVGRRTGPPVIVSTMVTTPDTSIRPQIMNGPMHPRPLVALLDGRDCTVEMPILKDLATVAFCDAQSTQEIHEKVLNEAVGAMMYHTITLTREDLEKFKALRIIIRIGSGYDNIDIKAAGELGIAVCNIPSAAVEETADSTLCHILNLYRRNTWLYQALREGTRVQSVEQIREVASGAARIRGETLGLIGFGRSGQAVAVRAKVFGFNVIFYDPYLQDGLERSLGVQRVYTLQDLLYQSDCVSLHCNLNEHNHHLINDFTIKQMRQGAFLVNTARGGLVDEKALAQALKEGRIRGAALDVHETEPFSFAQGPLKDAPNLICTPHTAWYSEQASLEMREAAATEIRRAITGRIPDSLRNCVNKEFFVTTAPWAVMDQPGVHPEHNGAAYRYPPGVVGVAPGGIPGALEGMVPGGVPIAHTLPSGTHPSQAPSPNQPSKHGDTREHLTEQ